Proteins co-encoded in one Candidatus Kryptoniota bacterium genomic window:
- a CDS encoding DUF3788 family protein, with protein MVTPNPFPDKAVIPDEMKLLKILGDTGKFWREIRSYIEKDFGPVKSEWKFYSEKSGWTMKLLLKKRNLFFLSPVDGGFRMSFIFGDKAVSAIEESDIPKKIIDEVRNAKKYVEGRGIRMEVKSAKTVEIVKKLIKIKIEN; from the coding sequence GTGGTAACACCGAATCCTTTTCCTGATAAAGCAGTCATACCCGACGAGATGAAGCTCCTCAAAATTCTCGGAGACACCGGAAAATTCTGGCGCGAGATAAGAAGTTATATCGAGAAAGATTTCGGACCGGTCAAATCAGAATGGAAATTTTACAGCGAAAAATCCGGATGGACAATGAAGCTTCTCCTGAAGAAACGCAATCTCTTCTTCCTTAGTCCGGTCGACGGCGGGTTCAGAATGTCATTCATATTCGGGGATAAGGCGGTCTCTGCAATCGAAGAGAGCGATATCCCGAAAAAGATCATTGACGAGGTTCGGAACGCTAAGAAGTATGTGGAGGGGAGAGGAATTCGAATGGAAGTCAAGAGCGCGAAGACTGTAGAGATCGTGAAGAAGCTGATAAAAATCAAAATTGAGAACTAG